One segment of Falco peregrinus isolate bFalPer1 chromosome 4, bFalPer1.pri, whole genome shotgun sequence DNA contains the following:
- the N4BP2L1 gene encoding NEDD4-binding protein 2-like 1 isoform X2 — translation MKKMLEGAAHPPVPDDQDIPESAEDDSEENSKSLCTFRKGPEDPVTVCEEQPDGDDESLKQAAVGSRERFPITVSEVSTMLNSALRNELPVESDSSLLIDINPSPTENLTKYALDDEETNPRHKENLCRSSFLKISSDKNSIQETEGISEDCNAPLLSTENKFGSYQSTLEPDMEAKLLSLNGEEKEISQPCNSNVRDNMPDNNTGDKGALKAEENSSNAWGFFSVNLLTEELQLGFDNQVSLSSSSEDKFVGEQRPPKMRKPKQTHTNCSTQLNCSQSNEGLVKENHHVTVTEEAGNVISNGLLATPAGEVHFDSLVETRATFMQRSSEVNVPRNDAAPIISKRKKYRRIVNLAPKFNLPRQIGGSTEEGKEVSIKDDVPQKSVLEVRQKSFLSKNHGEECEQAHALQEYSAPYSGTEATYSLLTLDTDALLHDISYIHSEQSSTPKYSCRVSVVSRMKEEQARTLKQQQVVDKKEGESEQCSSEVTNSQPDIVSSVKVFSEYPEVSSILASCSESVREADDPEPAEASQLEDNQDENMRCSFLGLPLSLGFAFQLVQLFGSPGLPLESLLPDDYIVPLDWKVSKMIYLLWKTSVEIILLVLKI, via the exons ATGAAGAAAATGTTAGAGGGAGCAGCTCATCCCCCAGTTCCAGATGACCAGGACATACCAGAAAGTGCAGAGGAtgattcagaagaaaacagcaaatcaTTGTGCACATTCAGAAAAGGTCCAGAGGATCCAGTAACAGTTTGTGAAGAGCAGCCTGACGGTGATGATGAAAGCCTAAAACAAGCTGCAGTGGGTTCAAGAGAAAGGTTTCCCATCACTGTGTCTGAGGTCTCAACAATGTTGAACAGTGCATTGAGAAATGAACTGCCTGTAGAAAGTGACAGTTCACTTCTAATAGATATAAACCCTTCTCCTACTGAAAACCTAACCAAATATGCATTAGATGATGAGGAAACAAATCCAAGGCACAAAGAAAATCTTTGCAGAAGCAGTTTCCTAAAAATAAGCAGTGATAAAAATTCCATCCAGGAAACAGAAGGCATCTCTGAGGATTGTAACGCGCCACTGttaagcacagaaaacaaatttggaTCCTATCAGAGTACGTTGGAACCTGACATGGAAGCTAAACTGTTAAGTTTAAatggtgaagaaaaagaaatctctcaGCCTTGCAATTCAAACGTACGTGATAACATGCCTGATAATAACACAGGGGACAAAGGTGcattaaaagcagaagagaataGCTCTAATgcctgggggtttttttcagttaatttacTTACTGAAGAATTGCAGTTGGGCTTTGATAACcaagtttctctttcttcttcgTCTGAGGATAAATTTGTAGGTGAACAAAGACCCCCAAAAATGAGGAAACCTAAACAGACTCATACGAACTGTTCAACACAGCTAAACTGCTCTCAGTCAAATGAAGGATTGGTAAAGGAAAACCATCATGTAACGGTAACTGAAGAGGCTGGCAATGTAATAAGCAACGGTCTGTTGGCAACTCCAGCTGGTGAAGTGCACTTTGATTCCCTTGTGGAAACCAGGGCCACCTTCATGCAGCGTTCAAGTGAAGTAAATGTTCCAAGAAATGATGCTGCACCAATTAtatcaaagaggaaaaaatacagaagaattgTCAACTTGGCACCGAAGTTTAATCTACCAAGACAGATTGGTGGTAGtacagaggaagggaaggaagttTCGATAAAAGATGATGTTCCccaaaaaagtgttttggaagTGAGGCAAAAAAGCTTTCTAAGCAAGAACCATGGAGAGGAATGTGAACAGGCCCATGCTCTGCAGGAATATTCTGCACCTTACAGTGGCACTGAGGCAACCTATTCCCTACTCACCCTGGATACAGATGCTCTGTTACATGATATTTCTTACATTCATTCAGAACAATCTTCTACACCAAAATATTCCTGCAGGGTTTCTGTAGTTTCCAGGATGAAGGAGGAGCAAGCTAGAACTCTTAAGCAACAACAGGTGGTTGATAAAAAAGAGGGCGAGAGTGAACAGTGTTCTTCAGAGGTTACAAATAGCCAACCAGATATTGTGTCTTCTGTTAAAGTTTTTTCTGAATATCCAGAAGTTTCTAGTATATTGGCAAGCTGCAGTGAAAGCGTGCGTGAAGCAGATGACCCTGAGCCAGCAGAGGCCTCACAACTTGAAGATAATCAAGATGAGAATATGAGATGTAGTTTTCTGGGACTTCCCTTATCGTTAGGATTTGCTTTTCAACTTGTGCAGCTCTTTGGTTCTCCAGGTCTTCCACTGG aatcCTTGTTGCCAGATGATTATATAGTTCCTCTTGACTGGAAAGTTTCAAAGATGATCTATTTACTGTGGAAGACCTCTGTGGAG